One Vibrio gallaecicus genomic region harbors:
- a CDS encoding putative bifunctional diguanylate cyclase/phosphodiesterase, with the protein MNLTQRVKFFILPIIILTFATAGYLSFQIFRQHQVDYHTHFISHSLYHLHESLQIEDRSNNSQLSTLLNNNEFIRISDEVNWDYLDYSLNPAIYSMIARSVENSATQSIHITNNRGRILLAFDDNDPFSEVQLPPHTEEFVKHALQHFLLTSSFSTVSTLFRDSDGILKIVYARSFSPRLLQHDLRNKTNEYLVAIQVTNLDSFTTFQNQIRHEFGDEVTFSVQPEFFPGSSQIDQTDINVTLSQDKSLIGSMDGGAYFYSVKVPKHLVDKSTTTSFYLAFSSALVMSVVTYLFLLWVIKTQIINPILSLESNVRETTFSGNNKLILLDKNDEVSKLNNAYYHLVSNLDHLASRDVLTDLANRRQFETWLEECLKFVNTVEFKDKKPQDFALLFIDLDKFKQVNDHHGHETGDKLLQIFSKRLTDVVKTSVSSSSIEFSSIARLAGDEFSVALPKINGLDEAEHVAQQIIAMFDGGFEVGGICHDVKASIGIAMYTENMSSASHLLKCADTAMYQAKANGRNRYEVFTKALENQLKLTETIEDTLLEELLENQLELYYMPIFESRSLALVGYETLLRSPTLMAKDIGPETFIQIAESSSLIKKIDLWVIDRSLLEFTQLRNEGFGGYLSVNISSLELKNKEFAPQVALKIKQSGIEPSLIHLEITETKLAAPDADSVHILNQLRDIGVKLVLDDFGTGYTAFNQLVHYPVDCLKIDRSFVDTIEVDHHKKMVEIIITLAKLYGLRVVAEGVENEVQLTYLADQGCQFVQGNLLSRPLPLEQFRDRFIRRVNYSNG; encoded by the coding sequence ATGAATTTAACCCAGCGTGTAAAGTTTTTTATTTTACCCATCATCATTCTCACCTTTGCAACGGCGGGATACTTATCCTTCCAAATTTTTAGGCAACATCAGGTTGATTACCATACTCATTTCATCAGTCATAGCTTGTATCACTTACATGAATCTTTGCAGATTGAAGACAGGTCAAATAATTCCCAGTTATCTACTCTATTGAATAATAATGAATTTATTCGAATTTCCGATGAAGTGAATTGGGACTATCTTGATTATTCCCTGAACCCTGCCATTTATTCTATGATTGCGCGCTCTGTAGAAAACAGCGCCACTCAAAGCATTCATATCACTAATAATCGCGGTCGCATATTACTCGCCTTCGATGATAACGACCCTTTTAGTGAAGTACAGCTCCCTCCCCATACTGAAGAATTTGTTAAGCACGCACTGCAACATTTCCTGTTGACCTCCTCTTTTTCTACCGTCAGCACTTTATTTAGAGACTCAGATGGAATACTCAAAATAGTGTATGCGCGATCTTTCTCTCCGAGACTGCTTCAGCATGACCTACGGAACAAAACCAACGAATACCTCGTTGCTATACAAGTCACTAACCTAGATAGCTTTACAACTTTTCAAAACCAAATTCGCCACGAGTTTGGAGACGAGGTCACTTTTTCAGTTCAACCTGAATTTTTCCCTGGTTCTTCACAAATAGACCAAACGGATATCAATGTTACTCTTAGCCAAGACAAATCCCTTATAGGTTCAATGGATGGAGGGGCGTATTTCTACTCTGTAAAAGTCCCTAAGCATTTAGTCGATAAGTCTACGACCACTTCATTTTACTTGGCTTTCTCAAGCGCCCTTGTCATGTCTGTTGTTACCTATCTGTTTTTACTTTGGGTAATAAAAACTCAGATAATCAACCCAATCCTATCTTTGGAGTCGAATGTTAGAGAGACAACATTCAGTGGCAATAATAAACTGATATTACTCGATAAAAATGACGAAGTGTCCAAACTCAATAACGCTTATTATCACTTGGTCAGTAACTTGGACCACCTTGCTTCACGAGACGTTCTCACTGATCTCGCCAATAGGCGACAATTTGAAACTTGGCTTGAAGAGTGCCTAAAGTTTGTTAATACCGTAGAATTCAAAGATAAAAAACCTCAAGACTTTGCCTTATTGTTTATTGATTTAGACAAATTTAAGCAAGTGAACGATCACCATGGTCATGAAACTGGCGATAAACTATTACAAATATTCAGTAAACGTTTAACGGACGTGGTCAAAACGTCGGTGTCATCGTCAAGCATAGAATTTTCAAGCATTGCTCGCTTGGCAGGAGATGAATTTTCCGTCGCGCTGCCTAAAATAAATGGACTTGATGAAGCAGAACATGTCGCTCAACAAATTATTGCCATGTTTGATGGTGGGTTCGAAGTTGGTGGAATATGCCATGATGTGAAAGCCAGTATAGGCATTGCAATGTACACGGAGAATATGAGTTCTGCTTCCCATCTTCTCAAATGCGCTGATACCGCTATGTATCAAGCAAAAGCGAATGGGCGTAATAGATATGAGGTTTTCACCAAAGCATTAGAAAACCAATTAAAACTAACCGAAACCATTGAAGACACGCTCCTTGAGGAGCTACTTGAGAATCAACTTGAACTCTATTACATGCCAATTTTCGAGTCTCGCTCACTTGCACTTGTCGGCTATGAGACGCTACTCCGAAGCCCCACATTGATGGCTAAAGATATTGGACCTGAAACCTTTATTCAAATAGCGGAATCATCCAGCTTGATCAAGAAAATTGACCTTTGGGTGATTGATCGCTCTCTTCTTGAATTTACGCAATTAAGGAATGAAGGGTTTGGCGGTTATCTGTCTGTTAACATCTCTTCTCTAGAACTCAAGAACAAAGAGTTTGCCCCACAAGTGGCGCTTAAAATTAAGCAATCAGGCATTGAACCTAGTTTGATTCACCTAGAAATAACGGAAACCAAATTGGCAGCCCCAGACGCCGATTCTGTTCACATACTAAACCAGCTTCGAGATATCGGAGTAAAATTGGTATTGGATGATTTTGGTACTGGCTACACCGCTTTTAATCAGCTCGTTCACTACCCAGTCGATTGTTTAAAAATCGATCGCAGTTTTGTCGATACCATCGAAGTGGATCATCATAAAAAAATGGTCGAAATTATTATCACTTTAGCAAAATTATATGGGCTAAGAGTAGTGGCAGAGGGCGTTGAAAATGAAGTGCAACTTACCTATTTAGCCGACCAAGGTTGCCAATTTGTACAAGGGAATCTCCTCTCTCGTCCATTACCCTTAGAGCAGTTTAGAGACCGTTTTATCCGCCGTGTTAATTATTCAAACGGCTAA
- a CDS encoding polyamine ABC transporter substrate-binding protein yields MLKNTSWQLYTLTSFFLSYSAFANEINIYNWEGYIDQKIIQDFENQTGHTITIDTYDSDSIRDEVINSGRAYVFDLILLDSWTLKSMGEKGLLYDLSHVSNELSSVIDVSRQKDCGRFGLPYTWGTMGIAYRESVARTPITSWMHLFNPPSEHHQRVVFSEDLVDGVASALLASNLPPFSSSKNDLKTAYKLLQQQKPHVLSYEFGESYGLIYGSASQMSMTLAFTGEHYYIGEYTEQNDWQYVVPEEGTLIWTECFAVPKSDNINTAAIKFLKYLNQPDIAARNAESIWFATPNTAALPLTNQEYRQDKNIFPSAEILSRSVPYQSLDGDAQLIREKMIQAVKR; encoded by the coding sequence ATGCTTAAAAACACGTCATGGCAACTATATACACTAACCAGTTTTTTTTTAAGTTATAGCGCATTTGCTAATGAAATAAATATCTACAATTGGGAAGGCTATATTGATCAGAAAATCATACAAGATTTCGAGAATCAAACCGGTCACACCATTACTATTGACACTTATGACAGCGATTCTATTCGTGATGAAGTGATCAACAGTGGGCGAGCTTATGTATTTGATTTAATCCTACTCGACAGCTGGACTCTAAAATCGATGGGCGAAAAAGGGTTACTGTATGACCTTTCTCATGTATCAAATGAGCTATCAAGTGTGATTGATGTGTCTCGCCAAAAAGATTGTGGGCGGTTCGGTCTCCCATATACATGGGGAACCATGGGCATTGCCTATAGAGAATCGGTTGCCAGAACGCCTATCACAAGTTGGATGCATCTATTTAACCCACCCAGCGAGCATCACCAACGTGTTGTATTTAGTGAGGATTTAGTTGATGGTGTAGCAAGTGCACTACTCGCTTCCAACTTACCCCCTTTCAGTTCCAGTAAAAATGATCTAAAAACAGCCTATAAATTACTGCAACAGCAAAAACCCCACGTACTTTCTTATGAATTTGGTGAGAGCTATGGGCTTATTTATGGCTCAGCCAGCCAAATGTCCATGACTTTGGCTTTCACTGGCGAACATTACTACATAGGTGAATATACGGAACAAAATGACTGGCAATATGTAGTACCTGAAGAAGGGACGTTAATTTGGACAGAATGTTTTGCCGTTCCTAAATCGGACAATATCAACACAGCTGCGATTAAGTTCCTTAAATACTTAAACCAACCTGACATAGCAGCTCGAAACGCTGAGTCTATCTGGTTCGCGACGCCGAATACCGCCGCCTTACCACTCACAAACCAAGAATACCGACAAGATAAAAATATATTTCCAAGTGCAGAAATTCTGTCACGTAGTGTCCCCTATCAATCTTTAGATGGGGACGCTCAATTAATTCGCGAGAAGATGATTCAAGCTGTCAAAAGGTAG
- a CDS encoding PAS domain-containing protein: MLNLPAEFEQFHWMVDMVQNVDMGLVVMDRDYNVQVWNGFMTHHSGLQSHDAIGKSIFELFPEIPEDWFRIKTKPVYDLGCRSFITWQQRPYLFKCRNVRPITQQADFMYQNVTLNPMRTPTGKINSLFLSIQDATAEALVSLNKTS, from the coding sequence ATGCTCAATCTTCCTGCAGAATTTGAACAATTCCACTGGATGGTGGATATGGTACAAAACGTTGATATGGGTTTAGTGGTTATGGACCGAGATTATAACGTTCAAGTTTGGAATGGTTTTATGACTCATCATAGTGGCTTACAGTCACATGATGCGATTGGTAAATCTATTTTTGAATTGTTCCCTGAAATACCTGAAGATTGGTTCCGAATAAAAACCAAGCCAGTTTATGACCTAGGCTGTCGAAGCTTCATTACGTGGCAGCAGCGCCCTTATTTGTTTAAGTGCCGTAATGTAAGACCGATTACGCAGCAGGCTGACTTCATGTACCAGAATGTGACGTTAAACCCGATGAGAACACCTACGGGTAAGATCAACTCACTGTTTTTGTCTATTCAAGATGCAACAGCAGAAGCTTTGGTTTCACTGAATAAAACAAGTTAG
- a CDS encoding electron transfer flavoprotein-ubiquinone oxidoreductase: MDRECMEFDVVIVGAGPAGLAAACQLAMLNKPAPLLKNESQSPDIKNKNEPLSICVIEKGAEVGAHILSGAVFETSALYELFPEWHQMSAPISSQVTEDQFLYLTTNQNHVVIPHFLTPNPMLNNRNDHKNYVISLADLCRWLAIQAEELGVEIFPGFAASSISYDQDGRVSGVITSDMGLDKTNQQKPSFEAGIELKAKYTLFAEGARGHLGNELINRFQLDHEAQPQHYALGIKEIWEIPREYHEEGKVIHATGWPLSETNTCGGSFLYHLADNQVAVGLITDLNYQNPYLSPYDEFQRLKHHPTFARYLRDGQRIAYGARAIAKGGLSSLPKQEFPGGILIGCDAGTLNVAKIKGSHTAMKSGMLAAQAVFDELNSNEPQSEPNYQKHFKQSWLYDELKDTRNFGSGIHMFGHVLGGLLASFEHNIWSSMTKKPVPWTIKDQMYDHDTLHQTNQSYKIDYPRPDGILSFDKASSLFLSGTQHEENQPCHLQLIDQNIPIELHLDLYDEPSQRYCPAGVYEFIREEVKGENEKQIAKFQINAANCLHCKTCDIKDPSQNIKWQPPEGGGGPNYQNM; encoded by the coding sequence ATGGATAGAGAATGCATGGAATTTGATGTTGTAATTGTAGGCGCAGGCCCAGCTGGCTTAGCTGCGGCGTGCCAATTGGCTATGCTGAACAAGCCAGCACCTCTTCTTAAAAATGAATCTCAATCGCCCGATATAAAGAACAAGAATGAGCCACTATCAATCTGTGTCATCGAAAAAGGCGCAGAAGTAGGGGCACATATTCTGTCAGGTGCGGTATTTGAAACCTCTGCACTTTATGAGCTTTTCCCTGAATGGCATCAGATGTCTGCACCGATAAGCTCACAAGTCACCGAAGATCAATTTCTATACCTAACAACCAACCAAAATCATGTTGTTATTCCGCATTTTCTTACTCCAAACCCAATGCTTAACAATAGAAACGACCATAAAAACTATGTCATCAGTCTTGCCGACTTGTGCCGCTGGCTTGCCATTCAGGCTGAAGAACTTGGCGTAGAAATTTTCCCAGGTTTTGCTGCTTCATCCATTAGCTATGACCAAGATGGTCGGGTTAGTGGGGTGATTACCTCTGATATGGGATTAGATAAAACCAATCAGCAAAAGCCTTCTTTTGAAGCCGGTATAGAACTAAAAGCTAAATACACGCTCTTTGCTGAAGGTGCTCGTGGTCATTTAGGCAATGAGCTCATAAATCGTTTCCAATTAGACCATGAAGCTCAACCGCAACATTACGCGTTAGGCATAAAAGAGATATGGGAAATACCCCGCGAATATCATGAAGAAGGAAAAGTCATACATGCCACGGGTTGGCCTTTGAGTGAAACCAATACTTGTGGGGGAAGTTTTTTATATCACTTAGCCGACAACCAAGTTGCGGTAGGTTTAATTACCGACCTCAATTACCAAAACCCATATCTAAGTCCATACGATGAATTCCAGCGCCTTAAACACCACCCTACTTTTGCTCGTTATTTGAGAGACGGTCAACGAATCGCTTATGGCGCAAGAGCCATTGCTAAAGGGGGATTATCATCACTTCCCAAGCAAGAGTTCCCTGGTGGTATTTTAATTGGCTGCGATGCCGGGACTTTAAACGTGGCCAAAATTAAAGGCAGCCACACCGCAATGAAATCAGGCATGCTTGCTGCTCAAGCTGTTTTTGATGAGCTTAATTCGAATGAACCTCAAAGCGAGCCAAACTATCAAAAACATTTTAAGCAATCATGGCTTTATGATGAATTGAAAGACACTCGTAACTTCGGTTCTGGAATTCATATGTTTGGTCATGTTCTCGGGGGATTACTTGCCAGTTTCGAGCATAACATCTGGTCTTCTATGACAAAAAAACCAGTTCCATGGACAATAAAAGATCAAATGTATGACCATGATACACTTCACCAAACTAACCAATCTTATAAGATCGATTACCCAAGGCCTGATGGCATATTAAGTTTTGATAAAGCGTCGTCACTATTTTTGTCTGGTACTCAACATGAAGAGAACCAACCTTGTCATCTTCAATTAATCGATCAAAACATTCCAATCGAACTGCATTTAGATCTTTACGATGAACCAAGCCAAAGGTACTGCCCTGCTGGTGTCTACGAATTTATTCGGGAAGAAGTCAAAGGGGAAAATGAAAAACAAATAGCCAAGTTTCAGATAAACGCGGCTAATTGCCTACACTGTAAAACCTGCGACATTAAAGACCCCTCTCAAAATATCAAATGGCAACCACCAGAAGGTGGTGGCGGTCCTAACTATCAAAACATGTAG
- a CDS encoding electron transfer flavoprotein subunit beta/FixA family protein: MKILVSIKRVIDPYAKIRVKPDGSGVEVNNVKMSMNPFCEIAVEEAIRLKEAGHASEVIVVSIGEQSSQEQLRNALALGADRAIQIEAPNQIEPLNVAKLLRSVMKQEEADLVLLGKQSIDTDNNQVAQMLAALSSCAQGTFISSIVPQSHPMGADATSTETNESPQGDTVTCGESKNASFQVTRETDVGLETLNLSLPAILSTDLRLNEPRYASLPNIMKAKRKPLDVLTPDQLGVAIESSQQILEVYEPQERKAGVIVSGISELVDKLKNEAKVLPS, from the coding sequence ATGAAAATACTCGTGTCGATTAAAAGAGTTATTGACCCTTATGCCAAAATTAGAGTTAAACCTGACGGCTCAGGTGTTGAAGTTAATAACGTCAAAATGAGCATGAACCCGTTCTGTGAGATCGCAGTTGAAGAGGCGATTCGTTTAAAAGAGGCAGGTCATGCATCTGAAGTGATTGTTGTTTCAATCGGTGAGCAATCTAGTCAAGAGCAGCTAAGAAATGCTTTGGCACTAGGGGCTGACAGGGCTATTCAAATTGAAGCTCCGAACCAAATAGAGCCATTGAATGTTGCCAAATTACTTCGATCAGTGATGAAGCAAGAAGAGGCTGACCTTGTATTACTCGGAAAGCAGTCAATTGATACGGATAATAACCAAGTCGCGCAGATGCTTGCGGCCTTATCTAGCTGCGCTCAGGGGACTTTCATTTCTTCAATTGTTCCTCAATCTCACCCTATGGGCGCCGATGCCACTTCAACGGAGACTAATGAATCGCCTCAGGGTGACACTGTCACCTGTGGCGAGTCGAAAAATGCGTCTTTTCAAGTCACCCGAGAAACGGATGTGGGTTTGGAGACTTTAAATCTGAGCTTGCCAGCGATTCTCAGTACCGACCTACGTTTAAATGAACCAAGATATGCGTCACTCCCTAATATTATGAAGGCGAAAAGAAAGCCGCTGGATGTCCTCACTCCAGATCAGTTAGGTGTTGCTATAGAAAGCTCTCAACAGATATTAGAGGTTTACGAACCTCAAGAAAGAAAAGCTGGTGTGATTGTCAGTGGGATTAGTGAACTGGTTGATAAATTAAAAAACGAAGCGAAGGTTTTGCCTTCATGA
- a CDS encoding LysR family transcriptional regulator, whose amino-acid sequence MRHSDFSLIPTFIAIYEQGSYTAAAKKLNLSQSAVSQSVVRLRDLFEDSLFIIEDRKVIPTPYARDIYPELSKAVLNIEMTTPEHRQFDPETFSHDFSISSLSVFGLNLLPALSNYWFKTAPNAKLRVFPLVSSNQDKILRNKEFDLLLDMEHQQYPHLCSKVLLETKLCVVCRHDHPRLTDDNISVEQFLAEKHVVHASGDKKEAYLIGKGMQAEDILQRRNVAWYASTIHDLLPIIEQTNCIGIIPENIISDRYVRLHQLKVLSTDMFQDPIKACMYWHKTSDKDVKHRWLREMLIKASTTLSSKG is encoded by the coding sequence ATGCGTCACTCAGACTTTAGCTTAATACCAACCTTTATCGCCATTTACGAACAAGGGAGTTACACTGCAGCTGCGAAAAAGCTGAATTTAAGCCAGTCGGCGGTCAGTCAAAGTGTCGTGCGCTTAAGAGATTTATTTGAAGATTCGCTTTTTATCATTGAGGATCGGAAAGTTATCCCTACCCCTTATGCCCGAGACATTTACCCTGAACTTTCCAAAGCGGTGTTGAATATTGAAATGACAACACCGGAGCACCGTCAGTTTGATCCTGAGACATTCTCACATGACTTTTCTATTTCATCTTTAAGCGTATTTGGTTTAAACCTGTTACCTGCGTTGTCGAACTACTGGTTTAAAACCGCACCTAATGCAAAACTTCGAGTGTTCCCACTTGTAAGTAGTAATCAAGATAAAATTTTGAGAAATAAAGAGTTCGATTTATTACTCGATATGGAACATCAACAGTATCCCCATTTGTGTTCAAAAGTATTATTGGAAACGAAGCTCTGTGTCGTATGTCGCCATGATCACCCAAGGCTTACTGACGATAATATCTCCGTTGAACAATTTCTTGCGGAAAAGCACGTAGTGCATGCTTCAGGGGATAAAAAGGAGGCTTATTTGATTGGAAAAGGCATGCAAGCAGAAGATATTCTACAGCGAAGAAACGTCGCTTGGTACGCGAGTACTATCCATGATCTATTGCCCATAATTGAACAAACGAATTGCATCGGCATTATTCCTGAAAACATCATTTCTGATCGATATGTCCGGCTGCATCAACTTAAAGTGCTATCCACTGATATGTTTCAAGATCCTATTAAAGCGTGCATGTATTGGCATAAAACAAGTGATAAAGATGTGAAGCATCGATGGTTGAGAGAAATGTTGATTAAGGCATCAACAACTTTATCAAGTAAAGGTTGA
- a CDS encoding electron transfer flavoprotein subunit alpha/FixB family protein translates to MDNNFCSILIIAEHDNVNLAPETLKTLSAANHLVQQAKLDPAIDKIEVNVAVIGHNLPSVVDAFKGIDGIDNLLVADHEMYRNPLAERMASVVVSLDQQFTHILAPASTFGKNLLPRIAALLDVGQLSDVIEIQALDTVIRPIYAGNALAKVKSFDSTKVMTIRSSAFDAVPINESRDEPINALTILPIADNTADDNDIYAVSDFVSQHKEESVRPDLPAARIVVSGGRGLGSKENFAMVEKLADKLGAAIGASRAAVDAGYVANDLQVGQTGKIVAPDLYIAVGISGAIQHLAGMKDSKVIVAINHDSGAAIFDVADYGVVGDLFELLPELIDSV, encoded by the coding sequence ATGGACAATAACTTTTGTTCAATCCTGATCATAGCTGAGCACGATAATGTTAATTTAGCACCAGAAACACTCAAAACATTAAGCGCAGCAAACCACCTTGTACAACAAGCGAAACTAGACCCTGCAATTGATAAGATTGAAGTTAATGTAGCTGTGATTGGACATAACTTGCCTAGCGTAGTAGATGCTTTTAAAGGAATTGACGGCATTGATAATTTGCTAGTGGCTGATCACGAAATGTATCGAAATCCTTTAGCTGAAAGAATGGCTAGTGTGGTTGTGTCGCTGGATCAGCAGTTCACTCATATTTTGGCTCCGGCATCTACTTTTGGGAAAAATCTATTGCCTCGAATTGCTGCACTACTCGATGTTGGTCAGCTCTCTGACGTGATAGAAATTCAAGCTCTCGATACAGTAATAAGACCAATTTATGCAGGTAACGCTCTCGCTAAAGTCAAAAGCTTTGATTCCACGAAGGTTATGACCATCCGCAGCTCAGCATTTGATGCAGTGCCCATTAATGAAAGCCGAGATGAACCTATTAACGCATTAACTATCTTGCCTATTGCTGATAACACAGCAGACGACAACGACATCTATGCCGTTTCTGACTTTGTTTCCCAGCACAAAGAAGAAAGTGTTCGTCCTGACTTACCAGCTGCACGAATTGTTGTATCAGGGGGACGTGGGCTAGGCAGCAAAGAAAACTTTGCTATGGTTGAAAAGCTTGCGGATAAACTTGGTGCGGCAATAGGAGCCTCAAGAGCCGCAGTAGACGCAGGATATGTGGCTAATGATTTACAAGTAGGGCAAACCGGTAAAATTGTAGCGCCCGATCTATATATTGCTGTGGGTATTTCGGGGGCGATTCAACATTTGGCAGGCATGAAAGATTCAAAGGTGATTGTCGCAATTAATCATGATTCAGGAGCGGCGATTTTTGATGTGGCAGATTATGGGGTCGTGGGGGATTTATTTGAGCTGTTACCGGAACTCATTGATTCGGTTTGA
- a CDS encoding helix-turn-helix transcriptional regulator, with protein MTMSTYPVEVTQTLGIPFKQFEDQIRKDLGAIGIENIVLVIFSDSNHPELKVIESISGRINLSACINKHLQKYLSNSLMQKCKEICQYEDKFVEQQVFDHNQLTNISNNLKAYMVRDCVTYGFQFTFIMHSLRDLNSAEMDKLRTICDIATAWANSWSAHHKLLHIWDNLVSSSGRMMQPDLTPSEGDVLKLILQGWSSTEVANIRQVSKETVRSQIKSILNKSQCNSQNQLIACYGHYKWLGSAPFESI; from the coding sequence ATGACAATGAGTACGTACCCTGTAGAGGTAACACAAACATTAGGTATACCTTTCAAACAATTTGAAGATCAAATACGGAAAGACTTGGGTGCGATAGGTATAGAAAACATTGTTTTGGTAATATTTTCAGATTCAAATCACCCTGAATTGAAAGTGATTGAATCTATCTCTGGTCGAATAAATCTTAGTGCCTGTATCAATAAACATCTTCAAAAATACCTCAGCAATAGCTTAATGCAAAAGTGTAAAGAGATATGCCAATACGAAGATAAATTTGTAGAGCAACAAGTTTTCGACCATAACCAGCTTACTAATATTAGTAACAACCTTAAAGCTTACATGGTGCGAGACTGTGTGACTTATGGGTTCCAATTCACTTTCATCATGCATAGCCTACGAGATTTAAACTCTGCAGAGATGGATAAATTACGTACAATTTGTGATATCGCAACCGCTTGGGCGAACTCATGGTCAGCGCACCACAAGTTGCTGCATATATGGGATAACTTAGTGTCTAGTAGTGGTCGCATGATGCAACCAGACTTAACGCCTTCTGAAGGTGATGTATTGAAACTCATATTACAGGGGTGGAGCAGTACTGAGGTCGCAAATATTAGGCAAGTGTCTAAAGAGACAGTGCGCAGCCAAATCAAAAGTATATTGAATAAATCACAGTGTAATAGTCAGAACCAGCTTATTGCTTGCTATGGACATTATAAATGGCTTGGCTCTGCGCCATTTGAATCGATATAG
- a CDS encoding response regulator: protein MSFPILICDDSALARKQMARSLPASLNADITFAVHGVNALEELEKNKFKLMFLDLTMPELDGYGTLEEMKRLGDDTPVVVVSGDIQPKAREKVLSLGAKAFLKKPIDKEALKEILRELVDPPKQPQIVTPTILDLPVLRRRDIYMEVANVAIGRAADALARHFDVFVHLPLPNVNIFEVSELHMALRDLAENDQVSGVCQGFSGEGIAGEALVLLSDSSVSDLKKLMKVPTESEELEELELLMDVSNILVGSFLNGLGEQSEVRFFQSSPVLLGQHISIDSIIENTSGSFQKTMTFEVSYNIDGTSIRCDLLFMFVDESLPLLDNKLAYLMEEF from the coding sequence ATGTCGTTTCCTATTCTCATTTGTGATGATTCTGCGTTAGCTCGAAAGCAGATGGCACGCTCTCTGCCTGCATCTTTAAATGCAGATATAACATTTGCAGTTCACGGCGTGAATGCGCTGGAAGAGCTAGAAAAGAATAAATTTAAGCTTATGTTCCTCGATCTAACCATGCCTGAGTTAGATGGCTATGGGACATTAGAAGAAATGAAGCGTCTGGGTGATGACACACCAGTCGTGGTTGTATCTGGTGATATACAACCGAAAGCCAGAGAGAAAGTGTTATCTCTTGGGGCAAAAGCTTTCCTGAAAAAGCCGATAGATAAAGAAGCGCTAAAAGAAATACTGCGTGAATTAGTTGATCCACCGAAGCAGCCGCAAATTGTTACGCCAACGATTCTTGACTTACCAGTATTGCGTCGTCGCGATATATATATGGAAGTAGCGAACGTTGCGATTGGTCGTGCTGCTGATGCGCTAGCAAGGCATTTTGATGTGTTTGTGCACTTACCATTACCGAATGTGAATATTTTCGAGGTAAGTGAACTGCATATGGCATTGCGTGACTTGGCAGAAAATGACCAAGTTTCAGGTGTATGCCAAGGTTTTAGTGGTGAAGGTATTGCCGGTGAAGCACTCGTTCTTTTAAGTGACTCAAGTGTGAGTGACTTGAAAAAATTGATGAAAGTGCCGACTGAAAGTGAAGAATTAGAAGAGCTCGAACTATTAATGGATGTGTCTAACATACTTGTTGGATCGTTCTTAAATGGCTTAGGTGAACAGTCCGAAGTTCGATTCTTCCAAAGTTCCCCTGTGCTATTAGGTCAGCATATTTCGATTGATTCTATTATCGAAAATACCAGCGGATCATTTCAGAAAACAATGACATTCGAAGTGAGCTATAACATAGATGGCACTTCAATTCGTTGTGATTTACTATTTATGTTTGTTGATGAATCTTTGCCTTTATTAGACAACAAGCTTGCGTACCTAATGGAGGAGTTTTAA